A part of Lepisosteus oculatus isolate fLepOcu1 chromosome 16, fLepOcu1.hap2, whole genome shotgun sequence genomic DNA contains:
- the LOC102693579 gene encoding transcription factor-like 5 protein: MSEASQVQAVSQPPEPGSPETEEATAPKGGLAFSSDLSLVEMTEVEYSQLQHIIYSEMEVQDAEAGGPEDARSDLAGSHVLLASASAHGEEGAPAGCSVRCAHGSGGGLCAPGAGQGQGHVDLQEIKMILMSDPLPATFAADRTPTSAGEVPGPVLAKARNAAPDRSRDHRGDSGDLRRAGAETRPNPPARVCLEKRFGCSPCDISRRPETQAPSGALSNFLSGLHHPAELLGVSKGLKLGRTKLAPRPVPIELTYPLYGASLCNSAENTGTSAQSIGSFSQFLESAKHQELIPRNFTFSYQQDTESFEPTVLTQTKSLAEQVWVNQEEILQARRRASSRRSRARGQQAAGERRALSDIQNVLAAPGGEAADGTLRKSRGYGENSLRRERHNSMERDRRRRIRICCDELNILVPFCTPETDKATTLQWTTAFLKYIDEVHGDSLRKEFENAFCGKTGKRLKPGLTEQHMPHEESPLSSVPVEQK, translated from the exons ATGTCGGAAGCGAGTCAGGTCCAGGCTGTATCGCAGCCGCCCGAGCCCGGCTCTCCCGAGACGGAGGAGGCCACCGCCCCGAAGGGCGGCCTGGCCTTCAGCTCGGACCTCAGCCTGGTGGAGATGACGGAGGTGGAGTACTCGCAGCTCCAGCACATCATCTACTCCGAGATGGAGGTGCAGGACGCCGAGGCGGGCGGGCCGGAGGACGCGAGGTCAGACCTCGCCGGGAGCCACGTCCTCCTGGCCAGCGCCAGCGCCCACGGGGAGGAGGGCGCCCCCGCCGGCTGCTCGGTGCGCTGCGCCCACGGGTCGGGCGGTGGTCTCTGCGCGCCGGGCGCCGGCCAGGGCCAGGGCCACGTCGACCTGCAGGAAATTAAAATGATCCTGATGAGCGACCCCCTCCCTGCCACCTTCGCGGCGGACCGGACCCCGACCAGCGCGGGCGAGGTCCCCGGGCCCGTCTTGGCTAAAGCAAGGAACGCCGCCCCGGACAGGAGCCGGGACCACAGGGGTGACTCCGGCGACCTCAGGCGAGCCGGTGCCGAAACCAGACCCAACCCTCCCGCCCGGGTGTGTCTGGAAAAGCGGTTCGGCTGCAGCCCCTGCGACATCAGCAGGCGTCCGGAGACCCAGGCGCCCTCGGGCGCCCTGAGCAA TTTCCTGTCAGGCCTGCATCACCCGGCAGAGCTGCTGGGAGTGTCCAAGGGCCTGAAACTGGGCAGGACCAAGCTGGCACCCCGGCCCGTGCCCATAGAGCTCACCTACCCTCTCTATGGGGCCAGCCTGTGTAACTCGGCCGAGAACACTGGCACCTCCGCACAG AGTATTGGaagtttttcacagttcctgGAATCGGCAAAGCACCAGGAGCTGATTCCAAGGAATTTCACCTTTAGTTACCAACAAGACACAGAATCTTTCGAACCAACAGTCCTGACCCAAACCAAGTCCTTAGCCGAACAAGTCTGGGTTAATCAAGAAG aaatcttacaGGCCAGACGCAGGGCGAGCAGCAGGCGCAGCCGGGCCCGCGGGCAGCAGGCGGCCGGCGAGCGGCGCGCCCTCAGCGACATCCAGAACGTGCTGGCGGCCCCGGGCGGCGAGGCCGCGGACGGCACCCTCAGGAAGAGCAGAGGGTACGGGGAGAACTCGCTTCGCCGGGAGAGGCACAACAGCATGGAGCGGGACAGGAG AAGGAGAATCCGTATTTGTTGTGATGAGCTGAACATCCTGGTTCCATTTTGCACCCCTGAGACTGACAAAGCTACAACACTGCAGTGGACCACCGCGTTCCTCAAATACATTGATGAAGTACACGGAGACAGCCTGAGAAAG GAGTTTGAGAATGCTTTCTGTGGCAAGACTGGCAAACGCCTGAAGCCTGGCCTGACGGAGCAGCACATGCCTCATGAAGAGAGCCCACTGAGCAGCGTGCCAGTGGAGCAGAAATGA